In Gymnogyps californianus isolate 813 chromosome 1, ASM1813914v2, whole genome shotgun sequence, the following are encoded in one genomic region:
- the DYRK4 gene encoding dual specificity tyrosine-phosphorylation-regulated kinase 4 — MLTEIVDKSSRVDAFSQSQLTVQERDHLGSNRVFHQKVSRGVLSLPHLEGQAKHGLVADTANPPPLESSLPQVTNKSLQNVLPSLQENGTRGNFSQFNLPDSLPETDTRAQTKPSELESTSISVKLPMTASEALKNFRNQLTVYEQKEIFNYTELWFLGLEAKKIEGLPETQNNNCYDDEHGSYLKVLHDHIAYRYEVLEVIGKGSFGQVAKCLDHKTNELVALKIIRNKKRFHSQALVEVKILDALLKKDKDDTHNIIHMKEYFYFRNHFCISFELLGINLYELIKKNNFQGFSLSLIRHFTQCVLRCLQVLYQERIIHCDLKPENILLYHKGQGSVKVIDFGSSCYEHQRVYTYVQSRFYRSPEVILGHPYAMAVDMWSLGCIIAELYTGYPLFPGENEVDQLACIMEVLGLPPADFIQAASRKRTFFDSKGFPKSITNSKGKKRCPDSKDLSTVLKTHDAGFLDFLKGCLMWEPALRMTPDEAMKHAWIQEQKIYRAKQKTQTSRKLSDGSFSTPEKKKENFQNIWKDTADKVKSELAERLTPTVPSTGTTENDVQNTRKHVIPEKYVETQMEKPIKNDQAEHSGETALPKNSLFFPPIK, encoded by the exons AAAGTCAGTCGTGGTGTTCTTTCCCTCCCACATCTGGAAGGTCAAGCAAAGCATGGTTTGGTTGCAGACACTGCAAACCCTCCCCCCCTTGAAAGCAGCCTGCCTCAGGTAACAAATAAGAGCTTGCAGAATGTCCTCCCCTCTCTTCAG GAAAATGGAACTCGAGGCAATTTTTCCCAATTTAACCTTCCAGACAGTCTTCCTGAAACTGATACCAGAGCCCAGACAAAACCATCAGAACTGGAAAGCACCAGCATCAGTGTCAAACTGCCTATGACAGCTTCAG AAGCCTTGAAAAATTTTAGAAACCAGTTAACAGTCTatgagcaaaaagaaattttcaattATACAGAGCTATGGTTTCTTGGGCTGGAAGCTAAAAAGATTGAAGGTTTGCCTGAAACCCAGAATAATAATTGTTACGATGATGAGCATGGTTCCTACTTAAAG gttTTACATGACCATATTGCATACCGATATGAAGTGTTGGAGGTCATTGGGAAAGGGTCATTTGGGCAGGTGGCTAAATGCTTGGATCATAAAACCAATGAATTAGTGGCATTGAAAATAATAAGGAATAAGAAAAG ATTTCACAGCCAGGCTTTGGTAGAAGTGAAGATCCTTGATGCTCTCCTGAAGAAGGACAAAGATGATACTCACAATATCATCCACATGAAGGAATACTTCTACTTTCGCAAtcacttctgtatttcctttgaaCTGCTGGG AATAAATTTGTATGAGTTGATCAAAAAGAACAATTTCCAAGGTTTCAGTTTGTCTTTAATTCGACACTTCACTCAGTGTGTGCTGAGATGTTTACAAGTGCTCTACCAGGAAAGAATCATTCACTGTGATCTGAAGCCT gaGAACATATTATTATACCACAAAGGCCAAGGTTCAGTTAAAGTTATTGATTTTGGATCAAGCTGCTATGAACACCAAAGAG TGTACACCTATGTTCAGAGCCGGTTTTACCGCTCGCCTGAAGTGATCCTTGGTCATCCTTACGCTATGGCTGTTGATATGTGGAGCTTAGGCTGTATCATAGCTGAGCTTTACACAGGCTACCCACTGTTTCCAGGGGAAAATGAAGTTGACCAACTTGCCTGCATCATGGAG GTATTGGGTCTTCCACCAGCTGATTTTATCCAGGCTGCATCAAGGAAGCGAACATTCTTTG attccaAAGGTTTTCCTAAATCCATAActaacagcaaaggaaaaaagagatgcCCAGACTCTAAGGATCTAAGCACAGTGCTGAAAACCCATGATGCTGGTTTCTTGGACTTTCTGAAAGGATGCCTAAT GTGGGAACCTGCCCTGCGCATGACTCCCGATGAAGCAATGAAGCATGCATGGATCCAGGAACAAAAAATAtacagagcaaaacagaaaacacagacttCAAGGAAGCTGAGTGATGGCTCTTTCTctacaccagaaaaaaaaaaagagaattttc aaaatatctgGAAAGATACGGCTGACAAAGTGAAAAGTGAACTGGCTGAAAGACTGACTCCCACTGTGCCCTCCACAGGCACAACAGAAAATGATGTGCAGAACACAAGGAAACATGTTATTCCAGAGAAATATGTGGAAACCCAAATGGAAAAGCCTATAAAAAATGATCAAGCAGAACACAGTGGTGAAACAGCTCTTCcaaaaaattccctttttttcccaccaATTAAGTAA